The region GGAAGAAGCCTTCGCCGGCGCTGCCGAAGCCGCTGCCGGGGGTGATGACGACGTTGGCTTCGTTGAGCATTTTGTCGAACATCTGCCAGCTCGTCACGCCTGCGGGGCAGCCGACCCAGACGTAGGGGGCATTGACGCCGCCGAAGACCTGGAGGCCTGCGTTTTTGCAGGCTTCGACCAGGAGCTTGGCATTGCCCATGTAGTGCTCAATGAGAGCGGCGACTTGGGCTTTGCCCTCGGGGCTGTAGATGGCCTCAGCACCGCGCTGGACGATGTAGCTGACGCCGTTGAACTTGGTGCTGTGGCGGCGGCTCCAGAGGGGATGGATGGCCAGGGGGCTGCCGTCTTTCTTTTTACCCATGAGGCCTTTTGGGATCACCACGATGGCGCAGCGGACGCCGGTGAAACCGCCGTTTTTGGAAAAGCTGCGGAACTCGATGGCGACATCGCGGGCACCTTCGATTTCGTAGATGCTGCGGGGGATGGCGGGATCTTGGATGAAGGCCTCATAGGCGGCATCATAGAGGATGATGGTGCCGTTGGCCTTCGCGTAGGCGACCCAGGCCTCAAGCTGCGCACGGGTGGCCGTGGCGCCTGTGGGGTTGTTCGGGTAGCAGAGATAGACAAGGTCCACAGGCTCGCTGGGGATCTCGGGAACGAAGCCGTTCTCTGGGGTGCATTTAAGGTAATGCAGGCCTTCGTAGGCACCGGATTCATCGGCATCGCCCGTGTTGCCGGCCATGACGTTGGTGTCCACATAGACGGGGTAAACCGGGTCTGTGATGGCTGTTTTGTTGCCGCTGCCGAAGATGTCTAGGATGTTGCCGGTATCGCACTTGCTGCCGTCGGAGATGAAGATTTCATCGGCATCCACGTTGATGCCACGGGCTTTGTAGTCGTTGTCGGCGATGGCGTTGCGGAGGAAGTCGTAACCCTGCTCCGGGCCGTAGCCACGGAAGCTGGAGCGGTCGCCCATTTCATCCACGGCCTTGTGCATAGCCGTGCGGACGGCCTCAGGCAGAGACTCGGTGACGTCACCGATGCCGCAGCGGATGAGGCGCTTGGCGGCCTCGGGATTGCCTTCGGTGAAGGCCTTCACGCGGCGTGCGATTTCGGGGAAGAGGTATCCAGCTTTGAGCTTGAGGTAGTTTTCGTTGAGGTAGGCCATGGCAGAGAAAAATGGGCCGCCAGTGTGGCGAATGTGCGCCAGGATGCAACAGGGGAAGAAAAACGCCCTGACCAGGGATGGTCAGGGCGTGTGAAGTAAACCGAAGGCTATGGCGCCTGGGTGACGAGATGATTACAGCTTGCGAACCCAGATGTTGCGCAGGCGCACAGGTGGGTTGTTTTTATGGTCCTGAAGGCGTAGCGGTGCGGTGGCGGGGAAGCTGCCGCTGTAGTCCGTGATGTTCTTGTGCTTCGTCGGGCCCATGATTTTGGTGTGCACTTGCACGCAGACGCCATTCACAAAGGTGGTGACGTAGGCGGGCTCCACCACTTTATCGCCTTCCAGTTTCGGGGCGGTGAAGATGATGTCATAGCTCTGCCATTCGCCAGGCTTTTTCACAGCATTCACCAGGGGTGGGGTCTGGCCGTAGATGCAGCCCGTCATGCCATCGGCATAGGTAGGGTTGTTGTAGGTGTCCAGCATCTGGCACTCATAACGATCCATGAAGAAGACACCGCCGTTGCCCTTTTTCTGGGAGTTGCCTTCGGTGTGGGGCTCGCTCTTCCACTCGATGTGGAACTGGCAGCTGGCGAATTGCTCCTTGGTCCAGGAGTCACCACCGTCCACGACGAGTTCGCCATTTTCTACCTTCCAGGCGCAAGGGCCCAGTTCCTTGGTGGGCTTGCCTTTGTCGTCCTTTTTATAAGAGACAAATGCGTCAGCGTTCTTACCATCGAAAAGCACGATGGCATCTGCCGGGGCATCGCCCAGCTTCGCCCCTGGGGCCACGTATTCAGGCCGTGGACGGTCAATGTCATGCACCTTCCACTGGGTGCCTGGGATCACTGGAGTATCGGAATAGCCGATGGGAGAAGGTTTCTCAGGAGCAGCAGGGGCGGGCTTGTCAGCCGCGCTGAGAGTGGTGGCCAGAGCCAGCAACAGGGCAGGGGTAAGGTAAGACTTCATGGTGATAAGGAGGGAACGAAACGAGCACGCACGGAGCATGTTGCAAGAGCCGTGTGAGAAAGAAGCAAAAAGGTGTTGCATGCCTGAGTACCTGTGGCATCTTCACATCCCAACAGATCGCGGGGTGGAGCAGCCCGGTAGCTCGTCAGGCTCATAACCTGAAGGTCACAGGTTCAAATCCTGTCCCCGCTACCAAATGAAGGCCGTGCAGTGATGCACGGCCTTCGCCGTGTCTAGGTAGATAACCAAAGTAATTATGAATCTTTTCGGGCTTGTTTTATGCTTGTATCACAGAGTGGGGAATCAGTAAAATACCCCTTAAGATTGAGGGTGCATAAACCGACAACGACATCGTGAATGAATACTCAACAGGACAACCTCAATTTGATTTCAGAACAGGCGGAACAACTTTCGTTCATGCTGGAGTCATGTCCCGATCAAACCAGCAGGCTTGTGCTGAACTCAATCGACAGCGGGCGCGAGCAATCAAGGAAACGGCTCGAGACGATGCATCCAGCGAATCGCTTCCGCTTGATGTTTGGATTGACTCCTTTGCCCGAAGAGCCTCGACGTTAGAAATTCCATTAATCAGCCTTCAGGATCTCGGTTTTCTGGAAGATGGTGTTGAAGGCATGAGTTCCAAGTATCTTGGAAACATCGGACTGGGACGTGAAGCCAGTGCTTGGGCTGATCGCACCTATGGATGCGTTTATAAGCTGTTTGATCTCAAATTGGATTCCGAAAACCGGGCCTCAATGGGCCTCAAACTTCAGATTCAAGGTAAGCCACCTAACGAAGTGGAAGTCATCCAGCAGCCTGCTGTTTTAGGTGACATCCTGGATAAAATTTGCCTACTTCATGAAGCAGGCGCTTGTCCAACGGAGATCATAGGTCTCTCGAAGGATGGTAAATATCTGATTGTTAAATAACCTCGCTGCAAAGCTTACGATGACTTTGACAAAGATCAGGAACTCGCAGTGAAAGCAATGAACGGAGTGGCCCCTAAAGGGTCTTATGGCAATGAACTCTGGGTCTTTTATGCGGAGCATAGAGTCTGGCTGTTGAGTGACCTGCACAAAGGTAACATTCGACGTCTGCCTGATGGCTCAGCAACCATTATTGATGCTTTGATCGGAGAGCTACCAGATTATTATCTGAAGCACCATCCAAAACTTCATGAGGCGGCAGTAAAGGCTAAGGCATTGGCTCTAGGAGAGGATGTAACCCCTGATGATCCCTTTTATAACGTGGACGATGATGATCTCTAAGTGAGACGATATTACAGCCTCATCTCACTGAAAGGGCCGGTTTTTCCACCCGCCATGGTAGCGACCATTTGGCGGCGCATCCAGGGGAGTTGATGCATGAGTGGAAAGGTGAGGTCGCGAAGCCAGCCTAGAGGGAGGAGATCGGATTGAAAAAAAGGCGTGCTCCAGCGGGTGGCAAATTGGTAGAAGCGCAGGTGGCGACGCCGAGTCTCTGAATAATGCGGCAGGGCTTTTTCAAGAGGGTATTGGGCCATGGCATCGGCCAGGGCTGCTGCATCCATGAGGGCGAGATTGACGCCTTGGCCGAGTTGAGGACTGAGGGCGTGCGCAGCATCTCCTAGGATGGCAATGCGCTCGCCATGCCATTGGCGCATGGTCACGTCATGATAGGTGGCCGTGGCGACTTGCTGATGGGATTCGATCTGTTGCAAAAAGGGTTCTGCCTGCGGAGTGAGGCGCAAAATCTGTTGTTTCCAAGTGTTCAGTGGCGTGTTTTTCCATGCAGGCATGGCATCCAGGCGGAGGCTCCAAAAAAGGCTGAGTAAATCCTCCTGAGTGCCTGTGGGGAGGTAGCCATTCAGTTCACGGGTGGAGCCCACACATTGCCAGAGTTCTTGGGGGTGAAACTCGGCTGTGCGTTTGCCGATAAACCATAGGGCACCCCAAGGATAACGGCGGACCCGTGCAGGAATACCGCACTGCGCACGAAGGATTGACTGAGCGCCATCGCAGATCAGTAGAAGATCATAAGGGCCGTGAGTGCAATCGGCTGTGTCATGGAGAAGGGGGCGTCCGGTTGAGTCCCGTGTGAGGCTCTGAATCGTGATTCCCCAGTGCTGGGTGGCACCTGCTTGAGGCATGGCTTTCAAAAGCATATCGAGAAAGGTGGCCCGGTGCGTGCCTGCGCCATGGAGGCTTGGGCCTAACTCTTGATACGATAAATCTAGCAGCACCCGGCCACGGTGCGTTTGGCAGTAGAGTCGGGAAACTGCTGCGGTGTGTGGAAGTAACTCTGTCCGTAGGCCTAGACGTTCCAGCACGGCTAAGCCTGTAGGCTGCAAGAGGAATCCAGCACCAACAGGCAGCGTTTTTACGGCACGCTCAAATAAGGTTACTGCATGTCCTGCACGCGCGAGAAAGAGGCTGGCAGCGGGGCCTGCGGTGCCTGAACCGACGATGG is a window of Prosthecobacter dejongeii DNA encoding:
- a CDS encoding FAD-dependent oxidoreductase, with the protein product MPTPLRIAIVGSGTAGPAASLFLARAGHAVTLFERAVKTLPVGAGFLLQPTGLAVLERLGLRTELLPHTAAVSRLYCQTHRGRVLLDLSYQELGPSLHGAGTHRATFLDMLLKAMPQAGATQHWGITIQSLTRDSTGRPLLHDTADCTHGPYDLLLICDGAQSILRAQCGIPARVRRYPWGALWFIGKRTAEFHPQELWQCVGSTRELNGYLPTGTQEDLLSLFWSLRLDAMPAWKNTPLNTWKQQILRLTPQAEPFLQQIESHQQVATATYHDVTMRQWHGERIAILGDAAHALSPQLGQGVNLALMDAAALADAMAQYPLEKALPHYSETRRRHLRFYQFATRWSTPFFQSDLLPLGWLRDLTFPLMHQLPWMRRQMVATMAGGKTGPFSEMRL
- a CDS encoding LL-diaminopimelate aminotransferase; translated protein: MAYLNENYLKLKAGYLFPEIARRVKAFTEGNPEAAKRLIRCGIGDVTESLPEAVRTAMHKAVDEMGDRSSFRGYGPEQGYDFLRNAIADNDYKARGINVDADEIFISDGSKCDTGNILDIFGSGNKTAITDPVYPVYVDTNVMAGNTGDADESGAYEGLHYLKCTPENGFVPEIPSEPVDLVYLCYPNNPTGATATRAQLEAWVAYAKANGTIILYDAAYEAFIQDPAIPRSIYEIEGARDVAIEFRSFSKNGGFTGVRCAIVVIPKGLMGKKKDGSPLAIHPLWSRRHSTKFNGVSYIVQRGAEAIYSPEGKAQVAALIEHYMGNAKLLVEACKNAGLQVFGGVNAPYVWVGCPAGVTSWQMFDKMLNEANVVITPGSGFGSAGEGFFRISAFNSRANVEEVCKRIAALQK
- a CDS encoding 3-keto-disaccharide hydrolase, giving the protein MKSYLTPALLLALATTLSAADKPAPAAPEKPSPIGYSDTPVIPGTQWKVHDIDRPRPEYVAPGAKLGDAPADAIVLFDGKNADAFVSYKKDDKGKPTKELGPCAWKVENGELVVDGGDSWTKEQFASCQFHIEWKSEPHTEGNSQKKGNGGVFFMDRYECQMLDTYNNPTYADGMTGCIYGQTPPLVNAVKKPGEWQSYDIIFTAPKLEGDKVVEPAYVTTFVNGVCVQVHTKIMGPTKHKNITDYSGSFPATAPLRLQDHKNNPPVRLRNIWVRKL